Below is a window of 'Nostoc azollae' 0708 DNA.
TAAAGTTTACGATGAAAAACAACCTCTCCAATTCGTTTTCATAGGTCATCATCTGGCTAGGAAAGGCGGAATTGTGGCTTTAAGGGTTGCTAAGAGAGCCAAAGCATTAGGTTTAAATATCAAAATAAATAAATATTATATCAGGGCTGGGTATTGGTGCAGGTAGACCTACAGATTTTCCTGATAGAAACAAGTATGCAGAAGATTTAAAGTTATTGGATTTAGATAATGTTAATTACTACAAAAGTCTTCCTAATCAACAAGTGATTGATGTACTATCAAAAAGTCATTTTCAATTCATGCCTACTTTACAAGATAGTTATGGGTTTAGCATTGCTGAAGGATTTTCTGTAGCCACACCAGCAATTACCACTAATATATGTGCATTACCAGAATTAATTACTCCGGGTGAAAATGGATTCTTGTTAGAAGTACCCCTAAATGAATCTAGAGAATGGAAAAATTGGCTACATGGGGAAAAATTGCAAACAGAGGAATATTGGGAAGTTTTAAATGGTACTTACGATTATTTAGCAGAAGCAGCTTTGGAACAAATTATCAAATTTTTGGATAGATCAGATAAACGAGAACATTATGAATATTTAAGCGCCGGGGCTTTAGCCCAAGCCCAAAACGTCAATAACGCCGAAAAACAAAATGAATTATTTGATCTTCTCTATACAGCAGCAGCCAAGTAACATTGGAATCCAATGAATCAATACAATCTTAACCAACAAACGTTATGAATAATTACCCGTTAATTTCCGTAGTTATACCTACATACCGAAGAGAGAAATTGCTACAGGATAGTATTCTTGATGTCTTAAAACAAGATTATCCCCATTTTGAAGTTTTGGTAGTGGATCAAACCCAAACCCATGAACCAGAAACTAAAGCTTTCCTGGCAGACATGGCAGCATCTGGTAAAATTAAATTGTTTAGCCTAGATTGGGCGAGTTTACCAGGGGCGCGTAACTATGCTGTACGGAGGTCATCAGGTGAGATTATTTTATTTATTGATGACGATATACAGTTAACACCAGGTTTTTTAGCTGCCCATGGTAAGAATTATGTGGAAAACCCGAAAATAGGGGCGGTTGCAGGTAGGGTATTTGACAGAATGAAATTAGGGGACTCTCGGGGAGAATTGGAAATTGAGTATTTACCCCCGGAAGCAATGGATCCTGGTATTGCTTGGTATCATATTGATTTAGTACATACTACTAAACCTCAGCAAGTTTTAACTGCTAGAGGTTGCAATATGTCTTTCCGTCGGGAAGTTTTTACCAAGTACGGAATTCAGTTTGATGAAAGGTTTCGGGGTAGTGCGGTACGGGAAGAATCAGATTTTTGTTTACGGTTTCGGCAGAGTGGATATGAAATTTGGTATGACCCGGAAGCTTATTTGGTACATTTAGGGGAAGACACTGGAGGTTGTCATGATATTAGTATGCGATCGCTCCAATATCAACTTACCTTCTATCACAATCATTTTCTACTAGGTCTAAAAAATCTTACCTTTACCCAAGCTTTACGACTTTACGGACGTTTATTTGATTGTCACGTTCTCGGACATCCCCCTTGTTATAAAAGTGCTTCTCCCATTAAAGTTGCCACTCGCAGTATTTTCTATTTCTTAGGTTTTCTCAAAGCTGTGGGTACTATGATTCAATCAGCATGGAATGATGGACAAATTTACAGTCGTTTAGATCAACAAGTTTAATTTTGTGCCCGCAGATAAACACAGATAAATTAAATAATAAAAAAAATGATTGTCTCTGTGTTTATCTATTTTTTATGTTTTAAAATTTCTCAAGGAAATTCGTAAATTTATCCTCAAATCCTACCATGAGAATTTTAGTTGCTGGTCATACCTATATAGTAGACCTGAACTGTGAAAAATTACGGGTTTTAGCAAAACTAGAACCAGGAATTGAAGTTACAGTTGTAGTTCCCAAGAAATGGAAACCTGGAGGTGTACAAAATAGAATTATTGAAACTGAATATCGTGATGAAGATGGAT
It encodes the following:
- a CDS encoding glycosyltransferase; its protein translation is MDLDNVNYYKSLPNQQVIDVLSKSHFQFMPTLQDSYGFSIAEGFSVATPAITTNICALPELITPGENGFLLEVPLNESREWKNWLHGEKLQTEEYWEVLNGTYDYLAEAALEQIIKFLDRSDKREHYEYLSAGALAQAQNVNNAEKQNELFDLLYTAAAK
- the hpsN gene encoding hormogonium polysaccharide biosynthesis glycosyltransferase HpsN produces the protein MNNYPLISVVIPTYRREKLLQDSILDVLKQDYPHFEVLVVDQTQTHEPETKAFLADMAASGKIKLFSLDWASLPGARNYAVRRSSGEIILFIDDDIQLTPGFLAAHGKNYVENPKIGAVAGRVFDRMKLGDSRGELEIEYLPPEAMDPGIAWYHIDLVHTTKPQQVLTARGCNMSFRREVFTKYGIQFDERFRGSAVREESDFCLRFRQSGYEIWYDPEAYLVHLGEDTGGCHDISMRSLQYQLTFYHNHFLLGLKNLTFTQALRLYGRLFDCHVLGHPPCYKSASPIKVATRSIFYFLGFLKAVGTMIQSAWNDGQIYSRLDQQV